A genomic window from Vagococcus sp. CY52-2 includes:
- the rpmG gene encoding 50S ribosomal protein L33, with translation MRTPIILECSETKERLYLTSKNKRNTPERLELRKYSPKLRQHVIFKETKK, from the coding sequence ATGAGAACACCCATTATATTAGAATGTTCTGAAACAAAAGAACGATTGTATTTAACAAGTAAGAATAAACGAAACACACCTGAACGACTGGAGTTAAGAAAATATTCTCCAAAGCTTAGACAGCATGTGATATTTAAAGAGACCAAAAAATAA
- a CDS encoding NADPH-dependent FMN reductase, which translates to MKKYGVIVGSTRKNSYSEAVAKAIVKGLPNGAEVTFINISDLPLYNQDLDADSPAEYTRFREEVAAQDAIIFVTPEHNRSVPAALKNALDVASRPWGQNVWAKKPALVASQSISGISGVLAHHVLRQSLVFLDMPTMQQPELYIGHSDQLFDENLEPTNDDTKQFLANAGKQFSEFAAKFA; encoded by the coding sequence ATGAAAAAATATGGAGTTATTGTAGGTTCAACAAGAAAAAATTCTTATTCAGAAGCGGTAGCAAAGGCAATAGTAAAAGGTTTACCAAATGGCGCAGAGGTAACATTCATCAACATCAGTGATTTACCTTTGTACAATCAAGATTTAGATGCCGACTCACCTGCTGAATACACACGTTTTAGAGAAGAAGTCGCTGCACAAGATGCCATTATTTTTGTCACACCAGAGCACAACAGAAGTGTACCAGCTGCTTTAAAAAATGCATTAGATGTTGCTTCAAGACCATGGGGACAAAATGTATGGGCTAAAAAACCAGCACTTGTTGCTTCTCAATCTATTTCAGGTATTTCAGGTGTCTTAGCACATCATGTGTTAAGACAGTCATTAGTATTTTTAGATATGCCAACTATGCAACAACCTGAATTGTACATTGGTCATTCCGATCAGTTGTTTGATGAAAACTTAGAACCAACAAATGATGATACAAAACAATTTTTAGCAAATGCTGGAAAACAATTTAGTGAATTTGCAGCAAAATTTGCTTAG
- a CDS encoding putative metal homeostasis protein: MEKTDVSSAYRRLSSPNIKTKKRALKIIKEAKRNKRGK, from the coding sequence ATGGAAAAAACAGATGTGTCGAGTGCCTATAGACGTTTAAGTAGTCCTAATATTAAAACAAAAAAACGTGCACTAAAAATTATTAAAGAAGCCAAAAGAAATAAACGTGGAAAATAG
- the rpmF gene encoding 50S ribosomal protein L32: protein MAVPKRKTSKAKKNARQTHKKLSSTVSYDSVLGVYKRSHYVSSDGYYKGRKVI, encoded by the coding sequence TTGGCAGTTCCAAAAAGAAAAACATCAAAAGCTAAGAAAAATGCGCGACAAACACATAAAAAACTATCATCAACAGTGTCTTATGATAGTGTATTAGGAGTATATAAACGCAGTCACTATGTATCAAGTGATGGTTACTATAAAGGTAGAAAAGTCATTTAG
- the rpsN gene encoding 30S ribosomal protein S14, translating to MAKKSKIAKYEKQKKLVAEYAEIRKGLKENKDYEGLRKLPKESNPNRLKLRDETDGRPRAYMRKFGVSRITFRELAHKGQLPGVKKASW from the coding sequence GTGGCAAAAAAATCTAAGATAGCCAAATATGAAAAACAAAAAAAATTAGTGGCAGAATATGCAGAAATAAGGAAAGGATTAAAAGAAAATAAGGACTATGAGGGGTTACGTAAACTACCTAAAGAGTCAAATCCTAATAGATTAAAGCTAAGAGATGAAACAGATGGTAGACCAAGAGCTTATATGCGTAAGTTTGGCGTGTCTCGTATTACATTTAGAGAACTTGCACATAAGGGACAATTGCCCGGCGTTAAAAAAGCAAGTTGGTAA
- a CDS encoding nucleoside phosphorylase, translating into MTKQAHIQLEKMKQVSKAIIVGDPKRVERVASCLENVDKLSDNRGYISIKGDYQGTSILVIATGIGAPSTAIVVEELANIGIDTIIRVGSCGAMQHNIPLGALIIPTGVVRDEGLTKKYVPIDFPAVANNELLSSAKKFLPNGYYGITRSHDGFYMENNAETEKYWSHFGILGADMESSALYVLGSLKGIRALSILNNVVLYEADLSEGVNSLVNEEDAVAKGEMDSIKLALTILNEVGN; encoded by the coding sequence ATGACCAAACAAGCACATATCCAACTAGAAAAAATGAAACAAGTTTCAAAAGCAATTATTGTCGGTGATCCAAAACGGGTCGAACGTGTCGCTTCATGTTTAGAAAACGTAGATAAACTTAGTGATAATCGTGGCTACATTTCTATTAAAGGTGACTACCAAGGCACTTCTATTTTAGTCATTGCTACCGGCATCGGTGCTCCTTCCACAGCAATTGTTGTAGAAGAATTAGCTAACATTGGGATTGATACTATTATTCGGGTAGGAAGTTGTGGAGCCATGCAACACAATATTCCACTCGGTGCCTTAATTATTCCGACAGGGGTTGTTCGCGATGAAGGATTGACAAAAAAATATGTTCCTATTGATTTTCCTGCTGTTGCAAACAATGAGTTACTATCTAGCGCAAAAAAATTTTTACCAAATGGTTATTATGGTATTACTCGTTCGCATGATGGATTTTATATGGAAAATAATGCCGAAACGGAAAAATATTGGTCTCATTTTGGTATTTTAGGTGCCGATATGGAAAGTAGCGCTCTTTATGTTTTAGGTAGCTTAAAGGGTATTCGTGCCCTTTCTATCTTAAATAATGTAGTTCTTTACGAAGCCGACTTAAGCGAAGGTGTCAACAGTTTAGTAAATGAAGAAGATGCTGTTGCAAAAGGTGAAATGGATTCCATAAAACTTGCTTTAACGATTTTAAATGAGGTGGGAAATTAA
- a CDS encoding zinc ABC transporter substrate-binding protein AdcA has product MKKKIILGMSLIMMGGSLVACSTAKTEQTNTDKIKVATTFYPMYEFTKEVVGDAGEVDMIVPAGVEAHDFEPSAKDLKKIQDSDVFVYNNENMETWVPSVESVLKEGNVTKIKATENMVLLPGSEEEHDHHEQGKEGHSHELDPHVWLAPSLAIKEVEEIRNQLIKRYPDKEKIFTTNADKYLKKLATLDKSYQDTLKNAKQKSFVTQHAAFGYLALEYGLTQVPISGLSPDEEPSPARLAELNKYVKENDIKYIYFESNATDAIAKTLAKETGVELLVLNPLEGLSQKEIDKGENYVSTMEKNLTALRKTTGEETTKSIVSKTPEKTVQAGYFEDSQIQDRPLSNWKGSWQSVYPLLKEGTLDQVFDYKAKMKKDKSAEEYKKYYESGYKTSIKEIDITDSTMTFIDDSGKKMSSKYKYIGQKVLTYEKGNRGVRYCFEATDPSQGAFKYVQFSDHEITDTKSAHFHLYFGNDSQEALYKELENWPTYYPKDLSGKEVAQEMMAH; this is encoded by the coding sequence ATGAAGAAAAAAATAATATTAGGTATGTCTTTGATAATGATGGGAGGGTCACTTGTAGCATGCTCGACTGCTAAAACTGAGCAGACAAATACTGACAAAATAAAAGTAGCCACCACATTTTATCCAATGTATGAATTTACGAAAGAAGTTGTAGGTGACGCTGGAGAAGTGGATATGATTGTTCCAGCCGGAGTTGAAGCACATGATTTTGAACCATCAGCTAAGGATTTAAAGAAAATACAAGATAGTGATGTCTTTGTCTATAATAATGAAAATATGGAAACGTGGGTACCTTCCGTTGAATCAGTATTAAAAGAGGGGAACGTAACAAAGATAAAAGCAACTGAAAATATGGTATTACTACCTGGAAGCGAAGAAGAACATGACCATCATGAACAAGGTAAGGAGGGGCACTCACATGAACTAGATCCACATGTCTGGTTAGCACCTAGTTTAGCAATTAAAGAAGTCGAAGAAATTCGCAATCAACTGATAAAAAGATATCCAGACAAAGAAAAAATATTTACTACAAATGCTGATAAGTACTTAAAAAAATTAGCTACTTTAGATAAGTCGTATCAAGATACATTAAAGAACGCTAAACAAAAAAGTTTTGTGACACAGCATGCAGCATTTGGTTATTTAGCGTTGGAATATGGATTAACACAAGTACCAATTTCTGGTCTTTCTCCAGACGAAGAACCATCACCAGCTAGATTAGCTGAACTAAATAAGTATGTGAAAGAGAATGATATTAAATATATTTATTTTGAATCTAATGCCACAGATGCTATTGCTAAAACATTGGCAAAAGAAACTGGTGTGGAATTATTAGTATTAAATCCGTTAGAAGGGCTAAGTCAAAAAGAGATTGATAAAGGTGAAAACTATGTTTCGACTATGGAAAAAAATCTAACAGCTTTGCGTAAAACTACTGGCGAAGAAACGACAAAATCTATTGTAAGTAAAACACCTGAAAAAACAGTACAAGCAGGATACTTTGAGGATAGTCAAATACAGGATAGACCATTATCAAATTGGAAAGGAAGTTGGCAGTCAGTTTACCCACTTTTAAAAGAGGGCACATTAGATCAAGTGTTTGATTACAAAGCTAAAATGAAAAAAGATAAATCAGCTGAAGAATATAAAAAGTATTATGAGTCAGGGTATAAAACATCAATTAAAGAAATTGATATTACAGATTCAACGATGACTTTTATTGATGATAGTGGTAAAAAAATGAGCTCAAAATATAAGTATATTGGTCAAAAAGTTTTAACTTATGAAAAAGGAAACCGTGGTGTGAGATATTGCTTTGAGGCAACAGATCCTAGTCAAGGGGCTTTTAAGTATGTTCAGTTTAGTGATCATGAAATCACGGATACAAAATCAGCTCATTTCCATTTGTACTTTGGCAATGATAGTCAAGAAGCACTGTATAAAGAACTTGAAAACTGGCCAACTTATTATCCTAAAGACTTATCTGGAAAAGAAGTCGCACAAGAAATGATGGCTCATTAG
- the pnuC gene encoding nicotinamide riboside transporter PnuC: MTDTKHSWIYNQLFVGWKPFEVKYVSVLLSLQLIVFMISPDSVIGMISGVAGVICLVYGMKGRKITFLFGIIQCLAMTYIAWQSHAYGSFVMNIIYVISQPIGWFLWGNDEAVHEFKPKTKQFLFLGSVIAWVIGWIVIGNFGGQLPYIDSANLVISLIAQTLYIFKYKENWLLWIFVNIANLLYWSLLAFNSWTGKSDIGSLGIYLSQIALQAALLFNSVYANKVWKDYETN, translated from the coding sequence ATGACTGATACAAAACATTCATGGATTTATAATCAATTATTTGTTGGTTGGAAGCCATTTGAAGTAAAATACGTTTCTGTTTTATTATCTCTTCAACTGATTGTTTTTATGATTTCTCCAGACTCAGTTATCGGAATGATTAGTGGAGTTGCTGGTGTTATCTGTCTGGTTTATGGGATGAAAGGGCGAAAAATCACGTTCTTATTTGGTATTATTCAATGTCTTGCAATGACGTATATTGCTTGGCAGAGTCATGCCTATGGCTCATTTGTCATGAATATTATTTATGTTATCTCACAACCAATTGGCTGGTTTTTATGGGGTAATGATGAAGCTGTGCATGAATTCAAACCTAAAACAAAACAGTTCCTATTTTTAGGAAGTGTGATTGCTTGGGTCATTGGTTGGATTGTCATTGGGAATTTTGGTGGGCAACTACCATATATTGATAGCGCAAACCTTGTCATATCTTTAATTGCACAAACTCTTTATATTTTCAAATACAAAGAAAACTGGTTATTATGGATTTTTGTCAATATTGCCAATCTATTATACTGGTCACTACTTGCCTTTAATTCATGGACAGGAAAATCAGATATCGGCTCGTTAGGGATTTATCTTTCTCAAATTGCTCTACAAGCTGCACTTTTATTTAACAGTGTTTATGCTAATAAAGTTTGGAAAGATTATGAAACTAATTAA
- a CDS encoding S-ribosylhomocysteine lyase, protein MAEVESFTLDHNKVIAPYVRVITTENGKKGDSITNYDLRFVQPNKGEMPTGAIHTLEHLLADLLRDRLDGIIDISPFGCRTGFHLIVWDNYPADVVAKALKETLTQIVEEISWEDVQGTDAKSCGNYKDHSLFSAKEWAKTVLDQGISTDAFERKPI, encoded by the coding sequence ATGGCAGAAGTAGAAAGTTTTACATTAGACCATAATAAAGTTATCGCACCGTATGTTCGAGTGATTACAACAGAAAATGGAAAAAAAGGAGATTCAATCACAAATTACGATTTACGATTTGTTCAGCCTAATAAAGGAGAAATGCCTACAGGTGCTATTCATACTTTAGAGCACTTATTAGCTGATTTATTAAGAGATCGATTAGATGGAATCATCGATATTTCACCATTTGGTTGCCGAACTGGCTTTCACTTAATTGTGTGGGATAACTACCCAGCTGATGTTGTAGCAAAAGCGTTAAAAGAAACATTAACTCAAATTGTAGAAGAGATTTCTTGGGAAGATGTCCAAGGAACTGATGCTAAAAGTTGTGGAAACTATAAAGATCATTCATTGTTTTCTGCAAAAGAATGGGCTAAAACTGTATTAGATCAAGGAATCAGTACAGATGCTTTTGAACGAAAACCTATTTAA
- a CDS encoding NCS2 family permease, with protein sequence MKEKIDQYFGITASGSTFKREFTGGLTAFFAMSYVIFVNPIILGQAGMPQDAVFMSTILSSAIAMLIVGLWAKFPLGLAPCMSMNAFFAYSVVLQMGKSWQEALASVFVASVLFLMLAFSGARSKIIKAIPTNVKQAGTVGLGIFIAFVSFKNSGIIVPDEGMFITFGGFSNPNVIIAFFGIITAAFFLVRKNQYAVFLGMIGAAVCGLFIRFGASMNWFNLSADVIATLPQLPKGSPVVIPTEPMNAMMNDTFMVAVKNLDKMLSLDSIVIILTFLFLDFFGTATTLSAAATQVSDIKQESFEDNKRIYSADALGTFFGSILGTSSLSTYIESVSGIIAGARTGLMSVIVAGLFLLSAFFYPVLSLVTTAVTTPAMVVIGIFMMQNITGIDWDGGFEEVIPAFLTIVMMPLTGSIALGLVLGFLSYELCMMFAGRLKEIPNVMHFITVISILYLFTI encoded by the coding sequence ATGAAGGAAAAGATTGATCAGTATTTTGGTATCACCGCTTCAGGTTCTACTTTTAAACGAGAGTTTACAGGAGGGTTAACGGCATTTTTTGCGATGTCCTATGTTATTTTTGTTAATCCGATTATTTTAGGGCAAGCAGGGATGCCACAAGATGCCGTCTTTATGTCGACTATTTTGTCTTCAGCCATCGCCATGCTTATTGTGGGGTTATGGGCAAAATTTCCACTAGGTCTTGCACCATGTATGTCAATGAATGCTTTTTTTGCTTATTCAGTTGTTTTGCAAATGGGAAAATCTTGGCAAGAAGCATTGGCATCCGTTTTCGTTGCCTCAGTATTATTTTTAATGCTTGCTTTTTCAGGTGCTCGCTCTAAAATAATTAAAGCTATACCAACGAATGTGAAACAAGCAGGAACAGTAGGTTTGGGGATTTTTATCGCTTTTGTTAGTTTTAAAAATTCAGGAATCATCGTACCAGATGAGGGAATGTTTATTACATTTGGCGGTTTTTCTAACCCTAATGTGATTATCGCATTCTTTGGTATCATCACAGCCGCATTTTTCTTAGTGAGAAAAAATCAATATGCCGTGTTTCTAGGAATGATTGGTGCTGCCGTATGTGGATTGTTTATTCGATTTGGTGCATCAATGAATTGGTTTAACCTTAGTGCAGATGTTATCGCGACATTACCGCAATTACCAAAGGGATCGCCCGTTGTCATTCCGACTGAGCCAATGAATGCCATGATGAACGATACATTTATGGTTGCAGTGAAAAATTTAGATAAGATGTTATCGTTAGATTCTATTGTTATTATTTTGACATTTTTATTTTTAGATTTCTTTGGAACAGCGACGACATTGTCTGCAGCTGCAACACAAGTATCCGATATTAAACAAGAAAGCTTTGAAGACAACAAACGTATTTACAGTGCCGATGCTTTGGGAACATTTTTTGGTTCAATCTTAGGAACATCAAGTTTATCAACTTATATTGAATCTGTATCAGGAATTATTGCTGGTGCTAGAACTGGTTTGATGAGTGTCATTGTGGCGGGATTATTTTTATTATCAGCCTTCTTTTATCCAGTGTTATCTCTTGTCACAACAGCTGTGACCACGCCAGCGATGGTTGTAATTGGTATTTTTATGATGCAAAACATCACAGGGATTGATTGGGATGGTGGATTTGAAGAAGTTATTCCAGCATTTTTAACGATTGTCATGATGCCGTTAACCGGTTCAATTGCTTTAGGACTTGTATTAGGATTTTTATCTTATGAGTTATGCATGATGTTTGCCGGACGATTAAAAGAAATTCCAAATGTGATGCATTTTATCACAGTGATTTCTATACTCTATTTATTTACAATTTAA
- a CDS encoding GTP-binding protein: MGIPITVISGFLGSGKTTLINQVIKGSDLAPEEVVIIENEFGEAGIDHELLIHSKENIVQMNGGCICCSLRGDLLNALTAVLDVFVTQGYPIKQVIIETSGVSDPQPIIQTIVGTPNLQPYFYLDGVIGVVDAENIEQNLQHHEATKQLVMSDRLLISQKGVTNKDSMNQMKEQLREINPLADIYEFSLIQLSSELADLVLGNHLFNQSIDDEEEHHHHHHHEFESMIISESGYVKEGLLHNWLSWLMMNYQESVYRIKGFVNVSDQDFQTEIQGVNQLLNFNLTNRLTEDNDNKLVIIGKNIDKDDINQAFQLVIEKSTEGD, encoded by the coding sequence ATGGGCATACCAATTACAGTTATCTCAGGATTTTTAGGTTCAGGAAAGACAACATTAATTAATCAAGTCATTAAAGGGAGTGATCTAGCACCTGAAGAGGTTGTCATTATAGAAAATGAATTTGGTGAAGCAGGAATTGACCATGAGTTATTAATTCATTCAAAAGAAAATATTGTACAGATGAACGGTGGGTGTATTTGCTGTAGTTTACGTGGTGATTTGTTAAATGCATTAACAGCAGTGTTAGATGTGTTTGTAACACAAGGTTATCCAATTAAACAAGTTATTATTGAGACAAGTGGCGTGTCTGATCCACAACCAATTATTCAAACGATTGTGGGTACCCCTAATTTACAGCCTTATTTTTATTTGGATGGTGTTATTGGGGTTGTAGATGCTGAGAATATTGAACAAAACCTCCAACATCATGAAGCGACAAAGCAACTTGTCATGTCAGACCGACTATTGATTTCACAAAAAGGCGTTACGAATAAAGACAGTATGAATCAAATGAAAGAGCAACTAAGAGAAATTAATCCACTAGCAGATATATACGAGTTTTCATTAATTCAATTATCTTCAGAGTTAGCTGATTTGGTACTAGGAAATCATTTATTTAATCAATCAATCGATGATGAAGAAGAACACCATCATCACCATCATCATGAATTTGAATCAATGATTATATCTGAATCAGGTTATGTTAAAGAAGGTTTATTACACAATTGGCTTTCTTGGTTAATGATGAACTATCAGGAATCTGTTTATAGAATAAAAGGTTTTGTCAATGTGTCTGATCAAGACTTTCAAACAGAAATTCAAGGTGTGAATCAGTTATTAAATTTTAATCTGACTAATCGTTTAACAGAAGACAATGACAATAAGTTAGTTATCATCGGTAAAAATATCGATAAAGATGACATTAATCAAGCATTTCAATTAGTGATAGAAAAATCAACAGAGGGAGACTAA